Genomic DNA from Gossypium hirsutum isolate 1008001.06 chromosome A01, Gossypium_hirsutum_v2.1, whole genome shotgun sequence:
ACAACCAGAACCGTCAGATTCTGAGATACTGTGATGAAGCTGGGATCAAGGTGAAGCGATATTTACCTCATTACACTACGCAACAGGAGTGGATGGACCACTTTGGCAATAAGTGGGATCGGTTCtatgaaatgaaaatggaatTTGACCCGAGGCACATTTTAGCCTCAGGCCAACGGATTTTCACACCCACATTCCCTTCGTTATCGAACATGCCTTCATGACAATGATTCAATGATATAAAACAAATCATTAAAACGGGCATTAGCAAGCATACGGTTTCTCTtttacataaaaatcataaacatATATAACAACATTGGGAACACTCCTAAGAATTAACTTGGTAAAAATTTTCGTAAGATCTAAATCGAATCTACTTAATAGCCACACAGGAACACCTGCCAAAGGAATCTTAGATCAAGCTTTTATAAGATGTATAAATTTGTTTGTTAATAAACATAAATTACCATAGAGAGATATACCCAATATTTTCTATCTATGTCTAAATCACAAATGTTTAAATCCCAGAAAAGATTGAAGGGGTCACAAACGATCTCGCTTAAAACTAAACTTTCAAGATAAAATATCCCTACAgtgtaatttaatagcacaatatatCACTATAATTGTACCCtacaaaatattgaaagatgaataaaaacaataaagaacactagaaatttaacgaggttcggtaaattatgtCTACGTCCTCaaacactaccaaatatatttccctacaaaagatataagtgaaaaattacaaattagaaGAGGGAAATTTTGCCTTTATGAAGAAAATGACAAATTTGGGATGATTTACAAACACTCCACAACCTTGTATTTTTTAGATGTGGGATTGTGCTATTTCAACAAATCTTCACCATAGCAAATTTTCACATCTTCAATATCCTTGCATAACAACATTtgatagtgtcttcaaattttaGCCTTCAAGTTTTAACATTGATCAAGTCCAAACATAGTTGGAACTTGACCGCAGCCACAATCTTAGTTATCATATCGACAGGACTCTCAGTGGTTTGAAATTTTCTAGATCTTTGCTCCACCATCTTCCAAAACCTCTCGTACAAAAAGATATTGGACATTAATGTGCTTTGTCCTTGCATGATAAACTTGATTCTTGCTAagtgaatagcactttgactatcacaatgtACTTTGACATACTTCTTCTTAGTTTCCAATTCACCAAGCAACCCTTGAAGCTAAATTGCCTCTTTTACAATACACCACTTCTATAGAAGATAAAGCAATTgttgtgtaacgcccccacgcccgaaaccgtcgccggagtcgagcttgaggagttaccgaacataatttatcaaattaagaacttcaaatcttttgtttctacattcacagctttctagctactcacgtcacagttacaagaaaaatcatatctcgagttacgaaactcgaaattaagatccgtaaatttttcctaaatctagactcatatatctatttaataatttttttatagaatttttggttgggccaattagtacagtttattagttaaagtctcccctgtttcagggtttgactgctctgacatctgtgtattacgaatcagatatctctctataaagaatttcaatgactacgagatttgtttctcttaaaactagactcaataaggaatatttACATATAAAGATTAATAAGGAATATTTACATATAAAgattgacttataattatttttgtacaatttattatgaatttttaaagttagaacaaaggatccagaaatcactctggccctgtttcacaaggtttcaaatatctcataaagtataatttatatgcctgtttttttttatccatatgaaaatagactcattaagcttaaatttcataacttgctcatcatttaattccatttatactatttttagtgatttttcaaattcatgtcattgctgcagcaatattctgttttaaggcaaatttcatcttttcatgagttgttatgaactagataacctattaaacttccatgatatcaaacatgatctaaatttaaccatcaccatgacttatcaatatcaaacattttctcaaccaatcatggccatatcataaaattatttacacaaaataaatatattattatacatgccatacttaagttttacaagcatttatgcttgttcaaaactacagtaaataaagaggagggagtaagcataaatgcttagtaagttcatatgtaaataacaagtaacataacaatacaaatataccaaacaactttagcatggtatcaccaaaacatatatcatatttctaaacatcattcatcatcttactaccttatcgttgttgtatctattatcaacccgagggttaagaacatacctgtccaaagtgtccatttcacaacacttaccaaaacgtcgcttgcatcttaagtgttctttcatttcactagaaatttcacccgttgaacacatcggaatacaactcggatacacggataatttgcacacaagtgcctcatatgtaatcaagaaatcatgtaacccgcccctaagtgaactcggactcaactcaacgagctcgggcgttcgcatccataagtgaactcggactcaactcaacgagttcggatgcctagttacatttcacgaactcggactcaactcaacgagttcggacattcgcatccataagtgaactcggactcaactcaacgagttcggatgctcaaccatcctagtgacatgtcacttgtatcttaatctattcctaaggttcaaacgggcttttttcctcgatctcacattgccatcttccatggaatatcggaaccgatactcggtagcaattcatatttatcaagtagtaaacataatttgcatattactcaacattaaccacaaagcataatatttcacgataaaaaaatcagcatatcatataattaacatcaataacttaaaaataacaattatgctacattatttacacatgaacttacctcgtatgcgaaaatggctacttttaccatttcgtccacaacttggtattttttcattttagcccgaatttcagttttcctcactctatcatttaaaatatagtctaattaggactcacattattcaaattgacccaaaaacatattttggaaaaattacagttttgcccctaaacttttgcatatttacactttttccccaaagctcgtaaattaaacttcagcatattttcttatgttttatgacatgctgatcatttttcccttctatggaaacatcaaattctcactctaacatgtacttatgactattaggtatttttaccgattaagcccttttgctcgttttcacttaaaaccgagtagtacaagttgtctaacataatttaaaacctcatattctatcataaaacaccaaaatacacaaattttacctatgggtatttttccaaatatgaaccctaggttgaattattgctagcataagcttaatcgagctaccgggactctaaaaaggtaaaaatcattaaaaacgaggctagaacggacttacaatcgagcttggaagcttgaaaaaccctagccatggtttctccttgctatattcggccatggggttgaagatgagcaaaattggcttttaattttgtattttaattcattttacccctaaatgaccaaaatgcccttactactaaactttccaaaaattccatccatgtccaatttttgtccatagacttagaaattggtaaaatttctatttaagacctcctaattaatatttcaaaacaatttcatactagaaacttctagaatacaagttttacaaattattcgatttagtccctaatttcaatttaagcactttatgcataaaatttcttcatgaaattttcacacaatcatgaaatcatatcatagacctcaaaataatcataaaataattatttctatctcggattttgtggtcacgaaaccgctattccgactaggcccaaaatcaggatattacatgttGACTGTAAAGTAGACTTCCAATTAACTGGTGCCTTTAAGGTAAACACATAACTAGTAGTTGATCGTCGTTTGTCCAGATCACTAACATAGTCTGAATCACAATATCTAACCATACACTGATTATCTTCCTACTCAAAAATCAATCCAATATCCACTGTATTTTGGATATATCGCaaaatccatttcacagcttgccaacaCTCTTGCAACaacctattttttagtggtgtcgaaaatggttgttttgggaccacaatttcgatCACTgattcaataaatattattattcaatattatcattgaatatttatgagtctaataGAGTgtcgtattaaagtttggtttggtgattttgatgtttggttggttaattaggtaaaaaggactaaattgtaaaaattgaattaaattggaaGTGCTAAATGACTAAATAAACATGATTGGATggctttatatggtaattagaccataagaAATAATAATGGATGGTTAGGGGCTAATGGttaatgaaattaaaagtttAGTTTAAGGATAGCTTGATAATTAGGCAAATGttttaacataaacaaaataaactaaaattatcaACTTCTTCATCCTATCATCTTTGGACTGAAAAGTCATTTAAATAAAGCTTGGAGTGTTCAGTTCAATTTCGTCCTTGCATGTAAGTCAAATTTGATTtcgtttttagtaaattttatatttttgtgatcgttgtagcttaatctagttaaccCGAGGATTATTtcgtaaaaatgttaaaggttttgGGACTttccattaattatttttaaatttttatgtggttaaatgatagatttatgagtttggttgttaaataggactattttgtaaagtaattttagtTAGTTGAGTTTAGGGACTCAAGTGATAAAATGTTGAATTTAACAAGGAATTCTTGTGAAATATAGTTACTTGGGGTCTATTAAGGGACTATATTGAATTCGACACTAATTTTTTTGGTCTAATTGTGAAAATATATAAGTTTcagttttagagactaaattaaataaaaggtaaaattttagggTAATAGTGTAAAATATTATTAAGGGCCATGTGCATGTATTTTGACATTATAAAGTAATTGAagttgataattgaattaaattatattatagaaCAAGAAATGAATCAACCGGTAGACAagcgaaaaaggaaaaattgttgaGGAGTCTTTGGTGTCGTGTTTGATGCTGATTCaatttaggtaagttcgtatggtgtGTAAACTAATTTAATTGTTGCCTTTTGTGATTTAATATGTTATGTATGATTATGATTGAATTTCTTTGTGCAATAATCTTGAATGTTAGATGGACCAAATTGTAAGGAATTGTATAATTGGTGTTGGTGATTGAAAAAGGAACTGATTATAGTTGAGTTCATGCTAGTATGTTGATGTTTAAATGACTGGAAGTTACGAACATAAATGAGACCTATATGAACGCAGTGAAAGATTAGAATGcgaatggcatgtcattaggatTAAAGTTATTATcatttcgggtgttggtcttggatGTTTTATTAATGgctaaggtcctacatttgttgtggattcttcaCAACGCAGCATCGTATAATGTTATCAtctcgacccacagctcgtgtgatcAGGACCATTTACATAGGTCGTGTGAGCATTTAcattcacagctcatgtgagcattttATCTTGTGTATCCAACACTATTTTGCTATAGTTCATCGAGTGAGAATAGGACatacgaaatggaaatgatatttgatttaatgACAAGGGTATGGATATGTATTATGTATGCTTGTGTTGTATTTGGTATATAAGCATGAATTACGATTTATGTTTCCGATGTGAATAAGCTAACCTTGTTGGGTTGTGATATGCATAGGACAAAGAATGTTGGGTTACCAAATTGTATTTATATGTGTGTGATCTTTTCTTAGGTTATATTAAGATCGGTAAGtttatgtttaattttgtaaGAACTTATTAGGTTGCTTATGTTTGCTCTGTTTGATTTCTTGTAGCTCATCAAAAGTTTTGCAATCGACTGGAAATCAAGTCGGAGTTCACATTATTTGTTCAACGAGTAGATTTTTTATCATTAGGTTATAAGTGACATATAAATAGATGTTATgactttatatgtatatatgcaagTTATGGTTTGAAATGGTATTGCAGTCAAGTTTCACGTATCAAATCACACATTGAATCAAAGTTTAtatagaattttaatatttatctttttattttatggaAGATTCttataaccattaaatatatatattagtaaacaaaatattttaaataggtatgaaataaatatcaaattaatttaaaattttacatacatgacAAATACGATAAATTTAACAACTAAACTGTTAAAATGTCATAAAAACAAGTTAAAGAGAGTgtgtattaattaataatttatatgaaaaCTGAGAAGCTACTAAACATGTAAATCCTCACCCCAATCTTCCACAGTAGCTTCCAAAAAAGAATATCCAAAGCGAATGtttttgtttcccttaaaatgtTGGAGACCAAATGCAAAATGGTCAACAACTACAAAATAACTAAAGAAGAGAGAAAACGAATAACAAAGTGTGTGCATAACTGGATTAGAAGAAAATAAAGGTTTATATTGTTCAGTCTGCATTAGGTAACACTATTCAAAATAAATCTAcgtttaattcataatttcatacACAGCATGACAAATGTAAACGATTACCTATCCCTGTAACCTCAGTTTTAATACAAAGATAATAGATAATAGGTTCATATTATTATACTTTACTGCCATGGAACCACCATCTCGTCTCCTTGGGAGACCTGCCATTGCGACAGTTCTTAACATATCGATCGTTATCAGCTGGCCTTTGCTGCATAATTAGAGAGTGAATTCAGTATTCCACCTTTGAACATATAAGGCCAGATCTTAGGGAACAAAACAAACGGTCAAATTGCTAATAATTCCAACAAACCTTGGCAGTTGAGCTTGATAACATGGAGAGAATGCTGATGCAGATGGAACTTACAGTCATGGCTGGGGACCAGCTATCATACAGAATATCTGCAAAATAGGATCAATGCAAGATTTTGAATGTTGGGTAGCTAGATAATAGACCACATGCATATCACAAAGAGAAGTGCAAAATGGATACTAATGATCAAGCAGCCTTTCCTGTTGTTCTACATTATCCAAGAACTTCGTGTGactaattgttttaactcttttaatgatttatttgctttCTCAACCTATTTTGGACTAAAATGCACACCAGAAAAATAGCTCAATGACACGTTTTTCATCAAACATATTTGCCGAAAATTGTTATGGGTCATGCTATCCTGGTATAGCTaaccaacaaaaaaaatattcatgAACTCAACAGAAACTCTACAAATGGGAAGCCACATGCGCATGAAGCACAAACATCAAGGAGACTtgctaaataaaatataaattgattcACAAAAACCAGTATTGTCAAGGACACAAGGTGCACTCACAGTGCTTAGACCCTTTACATGGACTCGGGGACAAGCtgcaaaaagcaaaaaaaaaatccaagtgAAAGTAAAGCACAGTATGTGTGTGAATGTGGACTAATTTCTCCAAAAGAAGATTGACATATGTCGTTATTTTGGTTCAATATGCAAGATTTCCTTATGTTCAAGGTTTTCTGTTTGATTTTCAAATACTAAGAAGTAGAGGGTTTGATACACTCTCTTTATTACTAGTAAAGGTACATCTAATGAATgtgtgagaaaaaaaaattaaattaaagagaaCTTCAATCAAGTAGGCCTTTCTTTTTTGCACCTATCGCCTTACAAAAAAGATTGCCTAGGTGCACCCAAATGAGGTTCACTCAAAAAGGTCTAAGGCGCTTTTTTTGTCTAGTGCCAAGGCGCAAGCACACCTAGGCACACGCCTAGACAACACTaacaaaacaatgaaaaatagATTTCTTAATGGCCAGGAAGGTTGCAATTAATCAACACCTAAAGAAAGAAACAGTTCACACCAGAGTGCCATATTCAAAGTCTTCATGAAACTTTACCTAATCATTAACACCTTGAGGATCATGTAAAGCCCAAAGACACGAAAGACAAACTTTTAGGACAGACCATATTTTACTTTCTTGTGTGATACATACAACATTCTAGATGGTCAAGACTCATTCATGGCTATGATGAGTAAACTGCTCAAAACAAGTACTTTGCTAAACAGTTAGTCGCATTAAATGCAAAAGATGACCAGCTCTCTTAGACACCTTCCAGTAAATATTtttctcctaattaatatttccaTTAGGTGACCAAGCAACCTCTCTTCAACATCTTCCATAACTAGTAATATGCTAGAACAGAGCATCTCCAAGCATAGGACAGCGACAAAAAAACTCATAAACTCTCTAGCAAGTCACCTCTGAAAGAAAAACATGGGGAGAAACTTATCCTCTATCAGTCTAGCAATATAATATACTAGACATTTCTGAGCAAATCTTAATATACTCTCAGGCTCACAGCTTGACTAGAAAAATGAATGATGGAAATGGCAACATAACACCATAAGTGAATAGTTCCAATATAAATAGATGGCTCAAGAACTACTATGAACAATGATATAAGATGCTATGTCGATTACGTAGTTAGTCTTACATCCAAGGAAAGTGCTAATCATACGCAATACCAATGGAACATTAAATGACCTCCCATTTATGCAGATATCATTTATCGAAATTTATCATGACAATTTGAACTGTAATTTATAAATACCACATGACTAATGGAAACACAGTATCCATAAAGGAGAGAGGGTGTCAAGGAACTCAAAGCGATATGTCAAAAAAAGAACCAGTACAATTATGATTAGAAATAATCATATCACGTTCTGCAAACTTCTCAAATAAACATTCTCCATCCGCTGTAAACATCACATATACCCCAAGCAGTGAGATTAAAAAAGACTAGCTGTTCAAGATAATTGTAGTTAGATACAAGTAAAACAACAAATTATCCTCAACAAATCACCGAGTCCAGCAATGATTAACGGAAAAACAAACCCTATAAAATACCTAAACAAATATGTCCATTGCTATAAATGCGAGGATGTAATGGCGAAGGAGGAATGAAAATCACCTGCTCAATCAACAAAAGAATACCACAATCTCCATTCATAAATCTTCAATTCCACTGTTTACTCAGAACAAAacaataaggaaatggaaagtaAATGAGGTACCTGGGGTGCCTCCATAGGATAATGCTCAGGAAAATCAACCTGAAGCTGATAAGTTTCATTAGCATAAAGCGTTCCAGGGGCTCCGTTGACTTCGATTATCCATCTTTCCATcgaaaataaaaatccaaatatTTACAGATTAAAACCCCTCTATTAAAAGAATTATCCAgaaaaagttaattaaaatagcaaacaaaaaggaaaaaaacctTTGGAGATTATCAGTGACTTTATGCTTGAATCCAGTGGGTGGATTAACTTGCCATTCCACTAATTCTTTCTGGAGTCTATTACATGCGATCTTGCTTAAAGCCTACGAAAAGCATACTCCAaacaaaaagagtaaaaaaaaaatcaaacaaatagagaaacaaaaaaagaaaataaatcaaaaaaattggCGGACGCAACCTCAACTAGGGCAGAAAGATAACATAAAAATTCTTTTAGAAAAAATACAGAAACCTTGCGTGAATGAGCGGAGGAGCTAGTCATGGCTTCTGCGCGAGCAAGctagagaaaaatgaaaaaggacgGTGCCATCTGCTGTAATTTATATACTAGGCCCAGTCTAGCGCTGTAAATGTCAATTATTATTGCTCGAGAATTTTGGAGAAAAATGTCAGTAAATCGAACAAAAAGGCAGTGTAATACGGTAAATTGGTCGATCAACGTGGCATGGAGAGGATTGGGTGCTACACTGTATTGCAACTTATATTTTCCTTAAATTCAATTACTtatatttattaaagaaaaacACGAATATGTTAAAAAGTCTGTGGAATATTCGATATTACCATAATTAATTCTGCTTCATTTTCAAAAGTAATTAAGCAGTAGTTGATAAGtttcttttataatattaatattgatttttttcattttataataaattaattaaaacttatcACATATTACTTTTTTACTGTTTTCAAAGCTAcgaaatttgaatttgaaattttatatttagataatgtatatattatggaTAAATTAGTTGAATTCAATACTACATCCCGAAAATTGAATTAGTAGAAACGGACATTAGGTTGTGGGCTcaagagaaaaatcaagttttatgtcttagaaattaaaataggataaaataaataattagttaataataatatcaataataattaaattaaatattaatgatatCAATAATCGGGGcattagtaaaaattaataaagaCTAATTCGAAATAATGGTTAAAGTAGaggttaaatgtgtaaattaagACTAATTATTAAAAAGAGAGTTATTAGAACAATGGAGAAATAGGAGAGGATTTAGAGGGCAAATAgtccaatttttaaaaaaaagcatcttttatattttcttggCATCCGAACCCTCTCTATTCTTTCAATTTTGCAAAAAAATCActctttcttcttcaatttctcaCCTAAACTTAGCTCGTTTTTGCTCAATGGTGCAAATTCGTGGACTTTTTGAATTAAAGGCAAATCTATTGTTAtcttatgtattaaatttttattaagtgtttttaatttgaattttcataaatctaagcaagaaaattaaaaatttatgattttaaagATATATTTTGCATAAAAATAGTGAATCTCGTAATAAAGAGCTAagaaatgtttttaaaatgattttcagTATATTTTAACGAGATTAAGAGGTTtacaaattcaatttatcaaaatctttaagtaattgtataaattaaatggttttttttttagaatgagGATGAATGGTGGTCTTTCGAGAAAAATAGTGTCTAGTAAAATTGAGTTGAATTATCAGCCTAGATCTATAATTAGAAACAAGTTAGGAGGTTATGAGGTAGAAATTaaagatttaataaattaaaaagaataaattaagctaaataaattgtataaaataaacCGAATAAGTATGTCTGACTCGAGAGCCGTTGTATGAACACGAAGAGATAAGTTAGATTGTTTTCGAATGCTtagtaatatgtatatttttgtgtGAAGCTGAAAACATTAGTGAAGCCTCAACAAACCGGGATAAAGGCAAGCAAAAAGTTGTCTAATTCGACGAGCCGTGATGAACTATAGGTGAGTGCATTTGTATGTCGTGTTTTAGCATGAATTGAGAAATCTAGAGAGTAGAAGTGTGGCTTGCGAACCCCCACTTATGGTATGCGAACCTTGACTTCCTTCTTATACAAATCCTTACAATTTTAGTTAAATGTTGAGTATATACACAAAGCGATTTTATGGTACAAAATGCATGAACTTATAATATACATGGGCTTTATTCTATATATAGTATATAGTAATGggttttaatgtttatatataatatacatatgcaTGGTTGCATTGTATATAAGATATATATTAATGAATTTTGGTGTTATACATATGTGTCACATTTAGTGGGTTTTAgtttatataatacatatatggGGTtggtaatatacatatatatatatgcatgtgctttggttttatatatataatatatatgagttgggatatatatattataagtgtGGGTTTtattgtataatatatatttataggttttgttttatctaatatatataaatgtatatgagaTTTTTAATGTATGCTAAAGTTGACGtgacaaatgtatgtatatatatgtaatatatatttgcATATGATTTTGTAATACTTGTgaacgaaaaaaaaaacaaatattataatatgaatttttataacatatgaattttattgataatgcGCATTTATGTATGCACAAACTTGTAAGTAAATTATGAGATTTAAGATATTGCGAGTTTTGATTAgtgcaaaattatattattgtgaAATGTTAAGTGCGAGCTCAACAGTAATGCGAGCCAATTATATTGTGTGATAAAATGTGATTAATTAGATATGTTGGCAATGTGAACACTTGAAACCGTTAGATATCATTGccatgccataggattatgagtactcaccCTTTTTATTATGTATTGGACATTGTAGCCCAGAGATAGCGTtggagagataagagaatgtCAAGCATAACTCTATTCACCGTAGATAGCGtggtgtgtttggagagtgtGAGCATACGTGCTACACTTACATGGAGATATCGTACAATTTTATGAGTCATATGATGTGTTttggagatccgtttatccaatgaGTATATAATTTCACTATGTTTCATATTCACAAATTGCCAATATATCATTATGTTGAGTATGTAATTTGTGTTatatgtgaatttttaaagtatgtttaaatCCTAACATGTCTGGTGTGTATATTTGTGTTATATGCATGTGTACGCACTTAGCTTCTCCAAGCTCGCACTCATTACTTTACTTTGTAGATAAATAGTTCACGGGTTAACGAGGAGAGTGGCAAATTGATGATCCATCGCAAGACATTTTTTTAGAGTATGTGTGTTAAGCTTTTAAATTCCGAAGTGAAGGCAACGTGGGTCGTTCCAAGGGTTTAGTACTAGAATTAGACttagaaattataaataaaattttcaacgaGTTGTAAACGAACATTACATACTATTTAACTTTGGGATTTTCAAACGTTATAATTGCTTACTTTATTTCTTGTTTGGATGATTTTATTACTTGATTAATGTGATGTAACAAATTTTTGCAACTAAGGGAGATTGTAGAGTATTGAGGTACATCTTATACCTTCTAATTGTGTGGATGAaatgattaatttagaaaaacGTGCACTTAGGTCTAATTTTCTATATGAAATATTTTGCAAATGTGTAATGTGTATGGTTGGTTGGTATGGTTCATAAAGTTTAAAATGCAGAGTCACTTCGATAGCTAATGTGACGTTCGAAATTCGGGTCAGATCGTCTCGACCAGGTTCGAGGtgtcatttagtggtatcagagtcatgTTTACAATAACTCGGCGAAGTCACAGTTTTCAACAAATTAacatttttgaaaatataaatacgttgattttaaaaattaaaaaaaatggaaatgtttaaaactttttgaaaaattaaaccTTATATGGAAATGTTTCCAATTCA
This window encodes:
- the LOC107918005 gene encoding probable ubiquitin-conjugating enzyme E2 18 isoform X4; this translates as MTSSSAHSRKALSKIACNRLQKELVEWQVNPPTGFKHKVTDNLQRWIIEVNGAPGTLYANETYQLQVDFPEHYPMEAPQVIFIPPSPLHPRIYSNGHICLDILYDSWSPAMTVSSICISILSMLSSSTAKQRPADNDRYVKNCRNGRSPKETRWWFHGSKV
- the LOC107918005 gene encoding probable ubiquitin-conjugating enzyme E2 18 isoform X1 produces the protein MTSSSAHSRKVSVFFLKEFLCYLSALVEALSKIACNRLQKELVEWQVNPPTGFKHKVTDNLQRWIIEVNGAPGTLYANETYQLQVDFPEHYPMEAPQVIFIPPSPLHPRIYSNGHICLADGECLFEKFAERDMIISNHNYILYDSWSPAMTVSSICISILSMLSSSTAKQRPADNDRYVKNCRNGRSPKETRWWFHGSKV
- the LOC107918005 gene encoding probable ubiquitin-conjugating enzyme E2 18 isoform X2, with product MTSSSAHSRKALSKIACNRLQKELVEWQVNPPTGFKHKVTDNLQRWIIEVNGAPGTLYANETYQLQVDFPEHYPMEAPQVIFIPPSPLHPRIYSNGHICLADGECLFEKFAERDMIISNHNYILYDSWSPAMTVSSICISILSMLSSSTAKQRPADNDRYVKNCRNGRSPKETRWWFHGSKV
- the LOC107918005 gene encoding probable ubiquitin-conjugating enzyme E2 18 isoform X3: MTSSSAHSRKVSVFFLKEFLCYLSALVEALSKIACNRLQKELVEWQVNPPTGFKHKVTDNLQRWIIEVNGAPGTLYANETYQLQVDFPEHYPMEAPQVIFIPPSPLHPRIYSNGHICLDILYDSWSPAMTVSSICISILSMLSSSTAKQRPADNDRYVKNCRNGRSPKETRWWFHGSKV